Proteins encoded by one window of Deinococcus sp. KSM4-11:
- a CDS encoding diguanylate cyclase — MPLRRVLFLLQVPLWCMLLASFGFLLRALDARVQATTQATQTRTQLETLNGLLLHALDMETGVRGYVIAGNVVFLDPYHEARRALPDDFRTLRAQLGSDRAAGYALDVAGVDRVQQLLTRWQTEVAVPEIVARRSSAEAAALIVSSQRGKKLLDAVRVEIRVLSARQTTRLKQREAQAVYHLRVLRVALYGAGGALLLLSVVTTLTGAGVLIRPLHALTGAARRISGGETLITVPAGGPLELRTLAQTFNAMSEQLHVARQEADAYALDLARRNEWRVRMGRLSDAMQAARSLDEGAVILARALPDLLPGTRGTLLHQPPERDGPVPLLTWGEDVQGDQGQGALPGVGGDATVCSPLISQGETLGELHVDTGLSGGAWTDEGRTRLLTVTRQVTIALASLGFQERLLQQSVRDPLTGLYNRRRLEEDLHRAVDDAVQGGTPLSVIALDIDHFKRLNDTFGHDAGDAALVQVSATLRDLAPRGSTPARPGGEEFTLLLPGHDLLAAEGVAERLRGAVEALTLTHAGEALGPVTVSLGVADHTVFPFDAATLMSTADHALYAAKHRGRNRVVSTRTLRATSRDGSGQPDVLGAPERR, encoded by the coding sequence ATGCCGCTGCGCCGCGTCCTCTTTCTGCTTCAGGTGCCGCTGTGGTGCATGCTGCTGGCATCGTTCGGGTTCCTGCTGCGCGCCCTGGATGCCCGCGTGCAGGCGACCACCCAGGCCACCCAGACCCGGACGCAGCTCGAAACCCTGAACGGCCTGCTGCTGCACGCGCTGGACATGGAAACCGGCGTGCGCGGCTACGTGATCGCCGGGAACGTCGTCTTCCTCGACCCGTACCATGAGGCCCGGCGGGCCCTGCCCGACGATTTCCGCACCCTGCGGGCGCAGCTCGGTTCGGACCGTGCGGCCGGGTATGCGCTGGATGTGGCCGGAGTCGACCGGGTTCAGCAGCTGCTCACCCGCTGGCAGACCGAGGTGGCCGTGCCGGAAATCGTGGCCCGCCGATCGAGTGCCGAGGCGGCGGCCCTGATCGTGTCCAGCCAGCGCGGCAAGAAGCTGCTGGACGCCGTACGCGTCGAGATCCGCGTCCTGAGTGCGCGGCAGACCACGCGCCTGAAGCAGCGCGAGGCCCAGGCCGTGTACCACCTGCGGGTGCTGCGCGTGGCGCTGTATGGAGCGGGCGGCGCGCTGCTGCTGCTGAGCGTGGTCACGACCCTGACCGGGGCGGGCGTGCTCATCCGGCCACTCCACGCGTTAACTGGTGCGGCCCGGCGGATCAGCGGGGGCGAGACCCTGATCACCGTGCCGGCGGGCGGGCCGCTCGAACTGCGTACCCTGGCACAGACCTTCAACGCCATGAGCGAGCAGCTGCACGTCGCGCGGCAGGAAGCCGACGCCTACGCCCTCGACCTGGCGCGGCGCAACGAGTGGAGGGTCCGCATGGGCCGCCTGAGCGATGCCATGCAGGCGGCCCGCAGCCTGGACGAGGGCGCCGTCATCCTGGCGCGCGCCCTGCCCGACCTGCTGCCGGGAACGCGCGGCACGCTCCTGCACCAGCCTCCGGAACGGGATGGGCCGGTGCCGCTGCTGACCTGGGGGGAGGACGTCCAGGGGGATCAGGGACAAGGGGCACTGCCGGGTGTGGGCGGCGACGCGACCGTATGCTCGCCGCTGATCTCACAGGGCGAGACGCTGGGTGAGCTGCATGTCGACACCGGGCTGTCCGGCGGCGCCTGGACCGACGAGGGCCGGACGCGGCTGCTCACCGTGACGCGACAGGTGACGATAGCGCTGGCCAGCCTGGGCTTTCAGGAACGCCTGCTCCAGCAGTCGGTGCGCGACCCCCTCACGGGCCTGTACAACCGCCGCCGGCTGGAAGAGGATCTGCACCGCGCCGTGGACGATGCCGTACAGGGCGGCACGCCGCTGAGCGTGATCGCACTCGACATCGACCACTTCAAGCGGCTGAACGACACCTTCGGCCATGACGCGGGCGACGCCGCGCTGGTGCAGGTCAGTGCCACACTGCGCGACCTGGCGCCGCGGGGCAGCACGCCCGCCCGGCCCGGCGGCGAGGAATTCACGCTGCTGCTCCCGGGACACGATCTGCTCGCGGCGGAAGGGGTGGCCGAGCGCCTGCGCGGGGCGGTTGAGGCGCTGACCCTGACGCACGCGGGCGAGGCGCTGGGGCCGGTCACGGTGTCGCTGGGCGTGGCCGACCACACGGTGTTCCCATTCGACGCCGCCACGCTCATGAGCACGGCAGATCACGCGCTGTACGCCGCCAAGCACCGGGGCCGAAACCGCGTGGTCAGCACGCGCACGCTGCGCGCCACCTCTCGGGACGGCAGCGGCCAGCCGGATGTGCTGGGGGCGCCAGAACGGCGCTGA
- a CDS encoding ATP-dependent RecD-like DNA helicase, whose translation MPAPPATEPLRVSGGVNRVRFRSDTGFTVMTAKIRNADGEDPDATVIGVMPPLEAGDAFSADVVMEEHREYGYQYRVLNMVLEAQPVDLTEAGIAAYLEARVGGVGKVLAGRIARTFGPGTFDILEQEPDKLLQVPGVTASTLHKMTSSWSQQGLERRLLAGLQGLGLSISQAQRAVKHFGEAALERLTADLFALTEVEGIGFLTADKLWQAQGGAMDDPRRLTAAAVYALQQAGQQGGHSFLPRDRAERGVLHYTRVSLPQARLAVDTAVELGRLSADELPLFDGESGAEGRIYLPHVLRAEKKLAGLIRTLIATPPAGEEWTVPAGAAAGLSVEQSGVLELLIDHRLVVLTGGPGTGKSTTTRAVADLAERLGLEVALCAPTGKAARRLGEVTGRSASTVHRLLGYGPAGFRHNHLEPAPYDLFIVDEVSMMGDALMLSLLAAVPPGARVLLVGDTDQLPPVDAGLPLLAVAQAAPTVRLTQVYRQAAENPIIRAAHGLLHGRAPEWGDPRLNLTETDPDGGARRVALMVRELGGPSQVQVLTPMRKGPLGMDNLNHHLQSLFNPGEGGVRIGEGEARPGDAVVQTKNDYTNEVFNGTLGTVLKADGGRLTVDFDGNIVELAGAELFNLQLGYALTVHRAQGSEWSTVLGVLHEAHMPMLSRNLVYTALTRARERFYSAGSASAWQTAATRQREVRNTALLERIRAR comes from the coding sequence ATGCCTGCCCCGCCTGCCACCGAGCCCCTGCGCGTGTCGGGTGGCGTGAACCGGGTGCGGTTCCGTTCGGATACAGGCTTCACGGTCATGACGGCCAAGATCCGCAACGCCGACGGTGAGGATCCCGACGCGACCGTGATCGGCGTGATGCCGCCCCTGGAGGCCGGGGACGCCTTCAGCGCGGACGTGGTGATGGAGGAGCATCGCGAGTACGGCTATCAGTACCGCGTGCTGAACATGGTGCTGGAGGCGCAGCCGGTCGACCTGACCGAGGCCGGGATCGCCGCGTACCTCGAAGCACGTGTGGGTGGCGTGGGCAAGGTGCTCGCCGGGCGGATTGCCCGGACTTTCGGGCCGGGTACCTTCGACATCCTGGAGCAGGAACCCGACAAGCTCCTGCAGGTGCCGGGCGTCACGGCGTCCACGCTGCACAAGATGACGTCCAGCTGGTCGCAGCAGGGCCTGGAACGCCGGTTGCTGGCAGGCCTCCAGGGCCTGGGCCTGAGCATCTCGCAGGCGCAGCGGGCCGTGAAGCACTTTGGCGAGGCGGCGCTGGAACGCCTGACCGCCGATCTGTTCGCCCTGACCGAGGTCGAGGGCATCGGTTTCCTGACGGCCGACAAGCTGTGGCAGGCGCAGGGCGGAGCGATGGACGATCCCCGGCGCCTGACCGCCGCCGCCGTGTACGCCCTGCAACAGGCGGGGCAGCAGGGCGGGCACTCCTTCCTGCCGCGCGACCGGGCCGAGCGCGGTGTGCTGCACTACACCCGCGTGTCGCTGCCCCAGGCGCGGCTGGCGGTGGACACGGCGGTGGAACTCGGCCGCCTGAGCGCCGACGAGCTCCCCCTCTTCGACGGCGAGAGTGGCGCGGAGGGCCGCATCTACCTGCCCCATGTGCTGCGCGCCGAGAAGAAGCTGGCCGGACTGATCCGCACGCTGATCGCCACGCCCCCGGCTGGCGAGGAGTGGACCGTTCCGGCGGGCGCGGCGGCAGGGCTGTCCGTGGAGCAATCCGGCGTGCTGGAACTGCTCATCGATCACCGGCTGGTGGTGCTCACGGGTGGCCCCGGCACCGGGAAGAGCACCACGACCCGCGCCGTGGCCGACCTCGCCGAGCGGCTGGGCCTGGAGGTCGCGCTGTGCGCCCCGACCGGCAAGGCCGCCCGCCGCCTGGGCGAGGTCACGGGCCGCAGTGCGAGCACCGTGCACCGCCTGCTGGGGTACGGCCCGGCGGGCTTCCGGCACAACCACCTGGAGCCGGCGCCCTATGACCTGTTCATCGTGGACGAGGTCTCCATGATGGGCGACGCGCTGATGCTCTCGCTGCTCGCGGCGGTGCCGCCCGGCGCGCGCGTGCTGCTCGTCGGAGACACCGATCAGCTTCCCCCTGTGGACGCCGGGCTTCCGCTGCTGGCCGTGGCGCAGGCCGCGCCCACCGTCCGCTTGACCCAGGTGTACCGGCAGGCGGCCGAGAATCCCATCATCCGCGCCGCGCACGGCCTGCTGCACGGCCGCGCGCCCGAGTGGGGAGATCCCCGGCTCAACCTCACGGAGACCGACCCGGACGGCGGCGCGCGGCGCGTGGCCCTGATGGTGCGCGAACTCGGGGGGCCGTCGCAGGTGCAGGTGCTCACGCCCATGCGTAAGGGGCCACTGGGCATGGACAACCTCAACCACCATCTCCAGAGCCTGTTCAACCCCGGCGAGGGCGGCGTCCGCATCGGTGAGGGCGAGGCGCGGCCCGGCGACGCCGTCGTGCAGACCAAGAACGACTACACCAACGAGGTCTTCAACGGCACCCTGGGCACCGTGCTCAAGGCCGACGGCGGCCGCCTGACCGTGGATTTCGACGGGAACATCGTGGAACTCGCCGGAGCGGAACTGTTCAACCTGCAACTCGGCTATGCCCTGACCGTGCACCGCGCGCAGGGCTCGGAGTGGAGCACGGTGCTGGGGGTGCTGCACGAGGCGCACATGCCCATGCTGTCTCGTAACCTGGTCTACACGGCCTTGACCCGTGCCCGCGAACGCTTCTACTCGGCGGGCTCCGCAAGCGCGTGGCAGACGGCCGCGACCCGGCAGCGCGAGGTGCGCAACACGGCGCTGCTCGAACGCATCCGCGCCCGGTGA
- a CDS encoding DUF4900 domain-containing protein: protein MRFSHRTQGATLIVSLLFVMLILAVIMAVTAQVTLSTRRSSADQQRVLAARYAAESGVAQVQARLRTMKALLDSSSIPPSVGNSVVDARIRDLCGVTVLPAATRAGTTVCTFPSQGLSGNVAQVGLFDLAVGATDFARQGFRNTATSDRETYWMNMFSGTAQRDYTGSSQDGSTYHATFGLVPTELRRYPEGYRLTFTVPSVTAQGITPLATQRVRARATTDGSDVTYYLRIGRGSFAKYALFTNHHFQSADAEDRGDRINFTARTLFSGPVHTNQHFLFEGNASGQPVFWGPVTSAGCPDGDIGAVTATDGSTGDGCTVAAQPGAYFDASAEAFVGVGAMTPSVDAPVSGDNAPQFNSTVQWDADFVPLPSNNQNQNLAARQGGLLLSGDVTELRLSRALIGGVERQRITYTQGGKTVELSYGQDGLLWLLDTSGTWVSAARDSEGVITASSPQASFNGVISVQGGSIQNLNGGPNAAQPIPAGASIASFAGITVAASGDVNVTSSLTYTDPPCSGENTTTAPAPCDALNATNILGVYSSAGNVNLVSPRGCPGGDGTCPSLSENPEIDAILMASQGAVQVQGFDQGTPLGSVKLLGGVIENYYGAFGQFDASGPTHGYGRNFVYDQRTADGYAPPAFPTQQNWTIGLYTAQPDGSEKKMGPDDGRGIRLQGDSVSIGEGGS from the coding sequence ATGAGGTTTTCCCACCGTACGCAGGGCGCGACGCTGATCGTCTCGCTGCTGTTCGTAATGCTGATCCTGGCGGTAATCATGGCCGTGACAGCCCAGGTGACGCTCTCGACCCGCCGTTCCAGCGCCGACCAGCAGCGCGTTCTGGCGGCCCGCTACGCCGCGGAATCCGGTGTGGCGCAGGTGCAGGCTCGGCTGCGCACCATGAAGGCCCTGCTGGATTCCTCCAGCATTCCGCCCAGCGTGGGCAACTCCGTGGTCGACGCGCGCATCCGTGACCTGTGTGGTGTCACGGTGCTGCCAGCAGCCACGCGCGCGGGCACCACGGTCTGCACGTTCCCGTCCCAGGGCCTGTCGGGCAATGTGGCGCAGGTGGGCCTTTTCGATCTGGCAGTCGGCGCGACGGATTTTGCCCGGCAGGGCTTCCGGAACACGGCCACCAGCGACCGCGAGACCTACTGGATGAACATGTTCTCCGGCACGGCCCAGCGGGACTATACGGGCAGCAGTCAGGACGGCAGCACCTACCACGCCACCTTCGGGCTGGTGCCCACCGAACTGCGGCGCTACCCGGAAGGCTACCGCCTGACCTTCACCGTGCCGTCCGTGACCGCGCAGGGCATCACGCCGCTTGCCACGCAGCGCGTCCGGGCGCGCGCCACGACCGACGGGTCGGACGTCACGTACTACCTGCGGATCGGCCGGGGCTCGTTCGCGAAGTACGCCCTGTTCACCAACCACCACTTCCAGAGCGCCGACGCCGAGGATCGCGGCGACCGCATCAACTTCACCGCCCGGACGCTGTTCAGCGGCCCGGTTCACACCAACCAGCATTTCCTGTTCGAGGGGAACGCCAGCGGCCAGCCAGTCTTCTGGGGGCCGGTCACGAGCGCCGGCTGCCCGGATGGGGACATCGGCGCCGTCACCGCGACGGACGGCTCGACCGGGGACGGCTGCACAGTCGCCGCTCAGCCCGGCGCCTATTTCGATGCCTCCGCCGAGGCCTTCGTGGGTGTGGGGGCCATGACCCCCTCGGTGGATGCGCCCGTGTCCGGTGACAACGCCCCGCAGTTCAACAGCACCGTGCAGTGGGACGCCGACTTCGTGCCGCTGCCCTCGAACAACCAGAACCAGAACTTGGCGGCCAGGCAGGGTGGCCTGCTCCTCAGCGGGGACGTCACGGAACTGAGACTGTCCCGCGCCTTGATCGGTGGCGTGGAACGCCAGCGCATCACGTACACGCAGGGCGGCAAGACCGTTGAGCTCTCGTACGGCCAGGATGGCCTGCTGTGGCTGCTGGACACCTCCGGCACCTGGGTCAGCGCGGCCCGGGACTCGGAAGGTGTCATCACCGCGTCGAGTCCGCAGGCGAGCTTCAATGGCGTGATCTCCGTGCAGGGCGGCAGCATCCAGAACCTGAACGGCGGCCCGAATGCCGCACAGCCGATCCCGGCGGGGGCCAGCATCGCCAGTTTCGCGGGCATCACCGTGGCCGCCAGCGGCGACGTCAACGTGACCAGTTCCCTGACCTACACCGACCCGCCCTGCAGCGGCGAGAACACAACCACGGCCCCCGCCCCCTGCGATGCCCTGAACGCGACGAACATCCTGGGCGTGTACTCCAGTGCCGGGAACGTGAACCTGGTCAGTCCACGCGGGTGCCCCGGCGGCGACGGCACGTGCCCCAGCCTGAGCGAGAACCCCGAAATCGACGCGATCCTGATGGCCAGTCAGGGGGCCGTGCAGGTTCAGGGCTTCGACCAGGGCACGCCGCTGGGCAGCGTGAAACTGCTGGGCGGCGTGATCGAGAACTATTACGGGGCCTTCGGGCAGTTCGACGCCAGCGGCCCCACGCACGGCTACGGCCGGAATTTCGTGTACGACCAGCGCACCGCCGACGGCTACGCTCCACCGGCGTTCCCCACCCAGCAGAACTGGACCATCGGGCTATATACCGCCCAGCCAGACGGCTCGGAGAAGAAGATGGGGCCGGACGATGGCCGGGGCATCCGCCTTCAGGGCGACTCGGTCTCGATCGGCGAGGGCGGCTCGTGA
- a CDS encoding type II secretion system protein, with translation MNPHGPRSGFTLVEILVVLAILGILMGLFGLTLLRSLRQSQLREAASQLAGDLRRSRADAQNSGQASTLTLDSAKTRYTRMVGAGAPQALDVPNGVTVTAVEGGPSVTYRPPFGTLGADGAVWEVQSPASADLRLYVKVVGITGKVMISATQD, from the coding sequence GTGAACCCGCACGGCCCACGCTCGGGCTTCACCCTGGTCGAGATCCTGGTGGTTCTGGCGATTCTCGGCATCCTCATGGGTCTCTTCGGGCTGACCCTGCTGCGCAGCCTGCGTCAGAGCCAGCTGCGCGAGGCGGCCTCGCAGCTGGCCGGTGACCTGCGCCGCAGCCGCGCGGACGCGCAGAATTCCGGCCAGGCCAGCACCCTGACCCTGGACAGCGCAAAGACCCGGTACACGCGTATGGTCGGTGCCGGCGCGCCGCAGGCCCTGGACGTGCCGAACGGCGTCACCGTCACGGCCGTCGAGGGCGGCCCCAGCGTCACGTACCGGCCTCCTTTCGGGACGCTGGGCGCGGACGGAGCCGTCTGGGAAGTGCAGAGTCCTGCCTCCGCCGACCTGCGGCTGTACGTGAAGGTCGTGGGGATCACAGGGAAGGTGATGATCAGTGCCACGCAGGACTGA
- a CDS encoding prepilin-type N-terminal cleavage/methylation domain-containing protein, with protein sequence MGTTVQLAPEVIPLVPGQAAPAVRPRDPQAGFTIIEIIVTIALLSVIVLVVLTPLTGFFGLTRRSNDQVTATQVTQRALETIRGEWLSVARYDQVCVKTPLPVTFPPLDIQITDLDPDGQNLGGVPWRGQCDPAYPLSPADRAPLRRVQVTRSDDTGRVLSQLTVLVDRP encoded by the coding sequence ATGGGAACGACCGTCCAGCTGGCCCCGGAGGTGATCCCATTGGTTCCCGGACAGGCCGCTCCGGCCGTCAGGCCACGGGACCCCCAGGCGGGCTTCACGATCATCGAGATCATCGTGACCATCGCGCTGCTGAGCGTGATCGTGCTGGTCGTTCTGACGCCCCTGACCGGCTTTTTCGGGCTCACGCGGCGCAGCAACGACCAGGTGACGGCCACGCAGGTCACGCAGCGGGCGCTGGAAACCATCCGGGGCGAGTGGCTCAGCGTGGCCCGTTACGACCAGGTGTGCGTGAAGACGCCGCTGCCCGTGACCTTCCCACCTCTGGACATCCAGATCACGGATCTCGATCCGGACGGCCAGAACCTGGGCGGCGTGCCGTGGCGCGGCCAGTGTGATCCGGCGTATCCGCTCAGCCCGGCCGACCGTGCTCCGCTGCGGCGCGTCCAGGTCACCCGCTCGGACGACACCGGGCGCGTGCTGTCGCAACTGACCGTGCTGGTCGACCGCCCGTGA
- a CDS encoding PilW family protein yields the protein MPVTHRSGFTLIELLVALALGLVILAVASDLLISSSRSATDLQGRNDLLQESQIAQNYLVAQLREAVYVFPQDTDLNLGAAATTARPGGSTWRVGETTWPVVAFVRPPRQVGTPCVIAPSVLDPDSCYQFLAYYPLPRTTWVGAVGGADNPGPDAVNADRWVLVEYRSTYAAAPLMATLPTAGGATYTPPAGGEARLLLDYVQPPTLALPGTPPLFDLSNLNDSGTWTQKPGEISVTVNLAVSRHIGRWDVIVPNRGTDAAASVTTVGAVPRNLGKLPN from the coding sequence ATGCCCGTAACCCACAGATCCGGGTTCACCCTGATCGAGCTGCTGGTCGCCCTGGCGCTGGGGCTGGTGATCCTGGCGGTCGCCAGCGACCTGTTGATCTCATCGTCACGCAGCGCCACGGATCTGCAGGGCCGCAACGACCTGCTGCAGGAAAGCCAGATTGCACAGAATTACCTGGTGGCCCAGCTGCGTGAGGCCGTGTACGTCTTCCCGCAGGACACGGATCTGAATCTGGGCGCGGCGGCCACGACCGCCCGGCCCGGCGGGAGCACCTGGCGGGTGGGGGAGACCACCTGGCCGGTGGTGGCCTTCGTGCGCCCGCCCAGGCAGGTGGGCACTCCCTGTGTGATTGCGCCAAGCGTGCTGGACCCGGATTCCTGCTACCAGTTCCTGGCGTACTATCCGCTGCCCCGCACGACCTGGGTGGGCGCGGTCGGTGGCGCGGACAATCCCGGCCCGGACGCCGTGAACGCCGACCGCTGGGTACTGGTCGAATACCGCAGCACGTATGCGGCGGCTCCGTTGATGGCGACCCTGCCGACGGCTGGAGGAGCCACGTACACGCCCCCGGCGGGTGGCGAGGCCCGCCTGCTGCTCGACTACGTGCAGCCGCCCACGCTGGCCCTGCCGGGCACCCCGCCGCTGTTCGACCTCAGCAACCTCAACGATTCGGGCACGTGGACGCAGAAGCCCGGCGAGATCAGCGTGACCGTGAACCTGGCCGTCTCGCGCCACATCGGGCGGTGGGACGTCATCGTGCCGAACCGGGGAACCGACGCCGCCGCCTCGGTGACCACGGTGGGGGCCGTACCGCGCAACCTGGGCAAGCTGCCCAACTGA
- a CDS encoding CTP synthase produces the protein MKYIFVTGGVVSSLGKGVASASLGALLRARGYRVSAVKIDPYINIDAGTMRPYEHGEVFVTASGAETDLDIGNYERFLDLDIPPGSNITTGQVYQEVIRKERAGDYLSQTVQVIPHVTDEIKRRIRAAGESAGAEIVLIEVGGTVGDIESLPFLEAIRQFRFDEGEDNVLFLHLTLVPYLGTSNEFKTKPTQHSVAALRSYGISPDIVMVRSKEKLPPEITRKIALFTSVRENRVFSSYDVSHVYEVPLALEEQGLGKAVEDLLGLERTMPNLGVWTNAVRTIKQPAREVTIAIAGKYTAMPDAYLSLMESLTHAGIANDARVNIKWVNAEELAEAGDLAAQLGDADGILVPGGFGIRGIEGKIRAAEYARTRGVPYLGICLGMQIAVIEYARNVAGLAGANSTEFDEYAPHKVIDLMPEQLDVAGMGGTMRLGDWPMELRAGTTIAALYGVPQGGTVRERHRHRFEVNPAYTGSLQSAGLTISGVTPGMNGRGAGLVESIEIDGHPFFVALQAHPEFKSRPMRPSPPFAGFVKAALAQNGQPVNPVAQTAQV, from the coding sequence ATGAAGTACATCTTTGTGACCGGCGGTGTGGTCAGCAGTCTCGGCAAGGGCGTCGCCAGTGCCAGCCTGGGTGCCCTGCTGCGTGCGCGCGGCTACCGCGTGTCGGCCGTGAAAATCGACCCGTACATCAACATCGACGCGGGCACCATGCGTCCCTACGAGCACGGCGAGGTCTTCGTGACCGCGTCCGGCGCGGAAACCGACTTGGACATCGGCAATTACGAGCGGTTCCTGGATCTGGACATCCCGCCGGGCAGCAACATCACGACCGGGCAGGTGTACCAGGAAGTCATCCGCAAGGAACGCGCCGGGGATTACCTGTCGCAGACGGTGCAGGTCATTCCGCACGTCACCGACGAGATCAAGCGCCGCATCCGCGCGGCGGGGGAATCGGCGGGCGCAGAGATCGTGCTGATCGAGGTGGGCGGCACGGTGGGCGACATCGAGTCCCTGCCCTTCCTGGAGGCTATCCGGCAGTTCCGCTTCGACGAGGGCGAGGACAACGTGCTGTTCCTGCACCTGACGCTGGTTCCGTACCTGGGCACCAGCAACGAGTTCAAGACCAAACCCACCCAGCACTCGGTGGCGGCGCTGCGCTCCTACGGCATCAGCCCGGACATCGTGATGGTGCGCAGCAAAGAGAAACTGCCGCCCGAGATCACGCGCAAGATCGCGCTGTTCACGTCCGTGCGCGAGAACCGGGTGTTCTCCAGCTACGACGTGTCGCACGTGTACGAGGTGCCGCTGGCGCTGGAGGAACAGGGCCTGGGCAAGGCGGTCGAGGACCTGCTGGGCCTGGAACGCACCATGCCGAACCTGGGGGTGTGGACGAACGCCGTGCGCACCATCAAGCAGCCGGCGCGCGAGGTGACCATCGCCATCGCGGGGAAGTACACGGCCATGCCCGACGCGTACCTGAGCCTGATGGAGTCCCTGACGCACGCCGGGATCGCCAACGACGCCCGCGTGAACATCAAGTGGGTGAACGCCGAGGAACTCGCTGAGGCGGGTGACCTCGCCGCGCAACTCGGGGACGCCGACGGCATCCTGGTGCCCGGCGGCTTCGGCATCCGCGGCATCGAGGGCAAGATCCGCGCGGCCGAGTACGCGCGCACGCGCGGCGTGCCGTACCTGGGCATCTGCCTGGGCATGCAGATCGCCGTGATCGAGTACGCCCGCAACGTCGCCGGGCTCGCGGGCGCGAACTCCACCGAGTTCGACGAGTACGCGCCCCACAAGGTCATCGACCTGATGCCCGAGCAGCTCGACGTGGCCGGGATGGGCGGCACCATGCGCCTGGGCGACTGGCCCATGGAACTGCGCGCCGGCACGACTATCGCGGCGCTGTATGGCGTCCCGCAGGGCGGCACCGTGCGCGAACGCCACCGCCACCGCTTCGAGGTGAACCCCGCGTACACCGGCTCACTGCAGAGCGCCGGCCTGACCATCAGTGGTGTCACGCCGGGCATGAACGGGCGTGGTGCGGGACTGGTCGAGAGCATTGAGATCGACGGGCACCCGTTCTTCGTGGCCCTCCAGGCCCACCCGGAGTTCAAGAGCCGCCCCATGCGGCCCAGCCCGCCCTTCGCCGGGTTCGTGAAGGCCGCCCTGGCCCAGAACGGTCAGCCGGTGAATCCAGTGGCCCAGACGGCCCAGGTGTAA
- the coaE gene encoding dephospho-CoA kinase (Dephospho-CoA kinase (CoaE) performs the final step in coenzyme A biosynthesis.) — MTFLTRPPTPFRRLGLTGSIGAGKSTVAALLRARGLTVLDADEQARLVTDEPETLAQIGLAFPGTVRGGVLDRPALGAVAFADPARLAQLNAIVHPRVRARMAALETQAAARGARWIVQDIPLLFEGNLEAGMDAVLVVDAPLEIRVARVMARSGLGREEVLARDARQMPADEKRRRASVVIENAGTREELGIQVDAALQTLGITPELPRA, encoded by the coding sequence ATGACGTTTCTGACGCGCCCGCCGACCCCGTTTCGCCGTCTGGGTCTGACCGGCAGCATCGGCGCGGGCAAGAGCACGGTGGCGGCCCTGCTGCGCGCCCGCGGCCTGACCGTGCTGGACGCCGATGAGCAAGCCAGACTGGTCACGGATGAACCGGAGACGCTGGCCCAGATCGGGCTGGCCTTCCCCGGCACAGTGCGTGGGGGCGTCCTCGACCGCCCGGCGCTGGGGGCCGTGGCCTTCGCCGATCCGGCCCGGCTGGCGCAGTTGAACGCCATCGTCCATCCGCGCGTGCGGGCCAGAATGGCGGCGCTGGAGACCCAGGCCGCCGCACGTGGCGCGCGCTGGATCGTGCAGGACATCCCCCTGCTGTTCGAGGGCAATCTGGAGGCCGGCATGGACGCCGTGCTGGTCGTGGACGCCCCGCTGGAGATCCGGGTGGCGCGCGTCATGGCGCGCAGTGGCCTGGGCCGCGAGGAGGTGCTGGCCCGCGACGCCCGACAGATGCCCGCCGACGAGAAACGCCGACGGGCATCTGTGGTGATCGAGAATGCCGGAACCCGGGAGGAGCTGGGGATTCAGGTGGACGCCGCGCTGCAGACGCTGGGGATCACTCCTGAGCTGCCCAGAGCCTGA